Proteins encoded together in one Pantoea sp. CCBC3-3-1 window:
- a CDS encoding fimbrial protein has translation MRHFDKYYLVIFLAGMFLFRPAYALEWKSDITLSPGELNYSGPADSVTGGSIIGGDWSASVTNNKVFWCGTIYWCSKGTMEPDSSVIPSGQTVILDGVSYAVFETGVPGVGFILGLKDANGTNYVPLQSGITQTYPADGTSGTAMNLGWAAKVTFVKTGQPLASGTYTTPAINAAILTAYNNETATAKVIIEPTTISVLASGCTIGTPNVQIDLGRVDVRTLSAVNSTSDLRNFSVNLSCDANISLYAVVTDQTDPTNVTDTVSLTPDSTASGVGVQFFYNNIGPLSLGPDSSLNSTVSQFFIQSTSQAEVLNLPFQTRYIRTGDITPGTADAVASITFSYQ, from the coding sequence ATGAGACATTTTGATAAATATTACCTGGTGATTTTTCTGGCGGGTATGTTTCTCTTCCGCCCTGCTTACGCGCTGGAGTGGAAGTCAGACATAACCTTGTCACCTGGTGAGCTGAATTATTCCGGCCCGGCAGACTCTGTGACTGGCGGTAGTATTATTGGTGGAGACTGGAGCGCATCGGTAACAAATAACAAGGTGTTTTGGTGTGGCACAATCTACTGGTGTTCTAAAGGGACCATGGAACCCGACAGTAGCGTAATCCCATCCGGGCAGACGGTAATCCTGGACGGCGTAAGCTACGCGGTATTTGAAACGGGCGTGCCGGGTGTCGGTTTTATTCTGGGACTCAAAGATGCCAATGGCACAAACTATGTGCCATTGCAGAGCGGTATTACCCAAACGTATCCTGCTGACGGGACAAGTGGTACGGCAATGAACTTGGGCTGGGCTGCTAAAGTCACTTTTGTAAAAACCGGGCAGCCTCTTGCCAGTGGCACTTATACTACGCCTGCCATTAATGCGGCGATACTTACTGCGTATAACAATGAAACCGCCACGGCAAAAGTTATTATTGAGCCAACGACTATCAGCGTGCTGGCATCAGGCTGCACAATCGGGACGCCAAATGTGCAAATTGATCTGGGACGGGTGGATGTGCGGACGCTTTCTGCCGTAAACAGCACTTCAGACTTGCGCAATTTTTCCGTTAACCTGAGCTGTGATGCAAATATCTCCCTGTATGCCGTAGTCACCGATCAGACGGATCCAACCAACGTCACGGATACCGTTTCGCTTACGCCGGACTCCACTGCTTCTGGCGTTGGAGTGCAATTTTTTTATAATAATATTGGCCCCTTATCACTCGGACCAGACAGTTCTTTGAATTCGACCGTTAGCCAGTTTTTTATCCAAAGTACTTCGCAGGCTGAAGTGCTAAACCTGCCTTTTCAAACCCGTTATATTCGTACCGGCGACATTACGCCAGGTACAGCGGATGCTGTGGCCAGCATCACTTTTTCCTATCAATAG
- a CDS encoding fimbrial protein: MSVNLLIRRLFPILLACSYCFPVAAYDVYIKVSGVLYGNTCTIATESENITIPLGNISTRQFLRTGAVSQIKTPFRIKLEECGPTFKGATITFTGEGDEYDGRYLKTDEGGASGVAISLLDRTGSVIPLDHPTAAYGLTGENSVDMLFYARLIATQLPVTPGNVTATATYTVEYR; encoded by the coding sequence ATGTCAGTGAATTTATTAATCCGACGGTTATTCCCAATACTATTGGCATGTAGCTACTGCTTTCCCGTTGCGGCCTATGATGTATATATTAAAGTATCAGGTGTGCTTTATGGCAATACATGCACAATTGCGACCGAATCGGAAAATATCACTATTCCATTGGGTAATATTTCCACTCGGCAGTTCTTAAGGACAGGCGCTGTTAGCCAGATTAAAACGCCTTTCAGGATCAAACTCGAAGAGTGTGGCCCAACATTTAAGGGCGCAACGATTACTTTTACTGGTGAGGGTGATGAATATGATGGCCGGTATTTAAAAACGGATGAAGGGGGGGCATCAGGTGTGGCAATTTCTTTGCTTGATCGCACTGGCTCGGTTATTCCACTTGATCATCCCACCGCAGCTTATGGCCTGACCGGAGAAAATAGTGTGGATATGCTTTTTTATGCGCGTCTTATTGCCACTCAACTTCCTGTGACGCCTGGCAATGTCACAGCAACGGCAACTTATACGGTTGAATATCGCTAA
- the recA gene encoding recombinase RecA, whose product MAIDENKQKALAAALGQIEKQFGKGSIMRLGEDRTMDVETISTGSLSLDIALGAGGLPMGRIVEIYGPESSGKTTLTLQVIAAAQRKGKTCAFIDAEHALDPVYAKKLGVDIDNLLCSQPDTGEQALEICDALARSGAVDVIIVDSVAALTPKAEIEGEIGDSHMGLAARMMSQAMRKLAGNLKNSNTLLIFINQIRMKIGVMFGNPETTTGGNALKFYASVRLDIRRIGAIKEGDEVVGSETRVKVVKNKIAAPFKQAEFQIMYGEGINIYGELVDLGVKHKLIEKAGAWYSYNGDKIGQGKANAGNFLKENAAVASEIEAKLRATLLNNPDSKPDFVADPSDVDAAEEKENF is encoded by the coding sequence ATGGCTATTGACGAAAACAAGCAAAAAGCACTGGCAGCAGCGCTGGGCCAGATTGAAAAACAGTTTGGTAAAGGCTCCATCATGCGCCTGGGTGAAGACCGCACGATGGATGTGGAAACGATCTCAACCGGATCTTTATCACTGGATATCGCGCTGGGCGCTGGCGGTCTGCCAATGGGCCGTATCGTCGAAATCTATGGCCCGGAATCATCCGGTAAAACCACGCTGACGTTGCAGGTTATCGCTGCTGCACAGCGCAAAGGTAAAACCTGTGCCTTTATTGATGCAGAACACGCCCTCGATCCGGTCTATGCAAAAAAGCTGGGCGTGGATATCGACAACCTGCTGTGTTCACAGCCGGATACGGGTGAGCAGGCGCTGGAAATCTGTGATGCGCTGGCACGTTCTGGCGCGGTAGACGTTATCATCGTTGACTCCGTGGCGGCTCTGACGCCTAAAGCAGAAATCGAAGGCGAAATTGGTGACTCCCACATGGGGCTTGCTGCTCGTATGATGAGTCAGGCAATGCGTAAGCTGGCCGGCAATCTGAAAAACTCCAATACGTTGCTGATCTTCATTAACCAGATCCGTATGAAAATTGGTGTGATGTTCGGTAACCCGGAAACCACCACCGGCGGTAACGCTCTGAAATTCTACGCTTCCGTCCGTCTTGATATCCGTCGTATCGGCGCGATCAAAGAAGGTGATGAAGTGGTGGGCAGCGAAACCCGCGTGAAAGTGGTGAAAAACAAAATTGCCGCACCGTTCAAGCAGGCTGAATTCCAGATTATGTACGGCGAAGGCATCAATATCTACGGCGAGCTGGTCGACCTGGGCGTTAAGCACAAGCTGATTGAAAAAGCAGGTGCATGGTACAGCTACAACGGCGATAAGATCGGTCAGGGTAAAGCTAACGCAGGTAACTTCCTGAAAGAAAACGCGGCAGTCGCCAGCGAAATCGAAGCTAAACTGCGCGCGACCTTGCTGAACAATCCTGACAGCAAGCCTGATTTCGTTGCTGACCCAAGCGACGTTGATGCGGCGGAAGAGAAAGAGAACTTCTGA
- a CDS encoding regulatory protein RecX, which yields MSDATERNQFTRQLDRAMRILTLRDHSEAEFRRKLSLSAERAAMFAKDRTQQPEPLTPELIDRVVAWCYENNYLDDARFAERFVASRSRKGYGPQRIRMELGQKGIDKALTDQVLAESDIDWQRMAFDAAERKFGLPLPVDWKEKAKVQRYLMTKGFFSEDIRSIFSNFDD from the coding sequence ATGTCTGACGCCACTGAACGTAACCAGTTTACTCGCCAGCTGGACAGAGCGATGCGTATTTTGACCTTGCGCGATCACAGCGAAGCTGAATTTCGACGCAAGCTGTCGCTTTCAGCCGAACGTGCTGCCATGTTTGCAAAAGATCGAACCCAGCAGCCTGAGCCTCTTACGCCAGAGCTGATCGACCGCGTGGTCGCCTGGTGTTATGAAAACAATTATCTTGATGATGCCCGTTTCGCCGAGCGCTTTGTTGCCAGCCGTAGCCGTAAAGGCTATGGTCCACAGCGTATTCGTATGGAATTGGGACAAAAAGGCATTGATAAAGCCTTAACGGATCAAGTGCTGGCTGAATCTGATATCGACTGGCAAAGAATGGCATTTGACGCAGCCGAACGTAAGTTTGGGCTGCCGTTACCGGTCGACTGGAAGGAAAAAGCTAAAGTGCAGCGCTATCTGATGACAAAAGGCTTCTTTTCCGAAGATATTCGCAGCATTTTTTCTAATTTTGATGATTGA
- the alaS gene encoding alanine--tRNA ligase yields the protein MSKSTAEIRQAFLDFFHGKGHQVVASSSLVPTNDPTLLFTNAGMNQFKDVFLGQDKRNYSRATTSQRCVRAGGKHNDLENVGYTARHHTFFEMLGNFSFGDYFKREAIGYAWELLTGAQWFNLPKEKLWVTVYETDDEAFNIWADEVGVPRERIIRIGDNKGGAYASDNFWQMGDTGPCGPCSEIFFDHGDHIWGGPPGSPEEDGDRFIEIWNIVFMQFNRQSDGTMLPLPKPSVDTGMGLERITAVLQHVNSNYEIDLFEKLIKSVASVTGVTDLTSKSLRVIADHIRSCAFLIADGVIPSNENRGYVLRRIIRRAVRHGNMLGAQGTFFWKLVAPLIDVMGAAGEDLAKQQAQVEQVLKTEEEQFAKTLERGLALLDEELTKLQGDTLDGETVFRLYDTFGFPADLTADVCRERNLKIDEAGFEQAMEQQRQRAREASGFSADYNNVIRVDDASTFKGYDQLELTATVKAIFVEGQPAQEILAGQEGVIVLDETPFYGESGGQVGDTGQLQGESALFTVTDTQKYAQAIGHIGKLTSGTLRVGDRLAAHVDETRRARIRLNHSATHLLHAALRQVLGNHVAQKGSLVNDKYLRFDFSHFEAMKPQEIRQVEEIVNAQIRRNLSVDTNIMELESAKALGAMALFGEKYDDHVRVLTMGDFSTELCGGTHASRTGDIGLFRITSESGTAAGVRRIEAVTGEGALKQVYAQSEQLHEVAQLVKANNSNLNEKVRAMIDHVRGLEKELQQLKDQQAAQESASLSSKAVDVKGVKLLVSELNNVEPKMLRTMVDDLKNQLKSAIIVLATVAEGKVSLIAGVTKDLTDRVKAGELVGELAQQVGGKGGGRPDMAQAGGTDAQALPGALAGVESWVAAKL from the coding sequence ATGAGCAAGAGCACTGCGGAGATTCGCCAGGCGTTTCTCGACTTTTTCCATGGCAAGGGACATCAGGTTGTAGCCAGTAGCTCCCTCGTCCCGACTAATGATCCGACGTTGCTGTTTACTAACGCCGGGATGAACCAGTTTAAAGATGTTTTCCTTGGGCAGGATAAGCGCAACTATTCGCGCGCGACAACTTCCCAGCGCTGCGTTCGCGCTGGTGGCAAACATAACGATTTGGAAAACGTGGGTTACACCGCTCGCCATCACACCTTCTTTGAAATGTTGGGCAACTTCAGCTTCGGTGACTATTTCAAGCGTGAAGCTATCGGCTACGCATGGGAACTGTTGACCGGCGCGCAGTGGTTTAACCTGCCGAAAGAGAAGCTGTGGGTGACGGTATATGAAACCGATGACGAAGCTTTCAACATCTGGGCCGACGAAGTAGGCGTGCCGCGCGAGCGCATTATCCGTATTGGCGACAATAAAGGCGGCGCTTACGCTTCAGATAACTTCTGGCAGATGGGCGATACTGGCCCGTGCGGCCCGTGCAGCGAAATTTTCTTCGACCACGGCGACCATATTTGGGGTGGGCCTCCGGGCAGCCCGGAAGAAGATGGCGATCGCTTTATTGAGATCTGGAACATCGTCTTCATGCAGTTTAACCGTCAGTCTGACGGCACCATGCTGCCGCTGCCAAAACCATCCGTCGATACCGGTATGGGGCTGGAGCGTATTACTGCTGTACTGCAACATGTGAACTCCAACTACGAAATCGATCTGTTCGAGAAACTGATCAAATCTGTGGCCTCCGTTACCGGCGTAACCGATCTGACCAGCAAATCGCTGCGCGTTATTGCCGATCACATCCGTTCCTGTGCTTTCCTGATTGCCGATGGCGTGATCCCGTCGAATGAAAACCGTGGCTACGTGCTGCGCCGTATCATTCGTCGTGCTGTACGCCATGGCAACATGCTGGGCGCTCAGGGAACCTTCTTCTGGAAACTGGTTGCTCCGCTGATTGACGTCATGGGTGCAGCTGGCGAAGATCTGGCTAAACAGCAGGCTCAGGTTGAGCAGGTGCTGAAGACGGAAGAAGAGCAGTTTGCTAAAACGCTGGAGCGTGGCCTGGCGCTGTTAGATGAAGAGCTCACAAAACTGCAGGGCGATACGCTGGACGGCGAAACCGTTTTCCGTTTATACGATACCTTCGGTTTCCCTGCCGATTTAACGGCAGACGTTTGCCGCGAACGTAATCTGAAAATTGATGAAGCCGGTTTTGAACAGGCAATGGAGCAGCAGCGCCAGCGTGCGCGTGAAGCCAGCGGCTTTAGCGCAGACTATAACAACGTTATCCGCGTTGATGATGCTTCAACGTTCAAAGGCTATGACCAGCTTGAACTGACCGCTACCGTGAAGGCAATTTTCGTTGAGGGTCAGCCAGCGCAAGAAATTTTGGCCGGGCAGGAAGGCGTGATTGTGCTGGATGAAACGCCATTCTATGGTGAGTCAGGCGGTCAGGTTGGTGATACCGGTCAACTGCAAGGCGAAAGCGCGCTGTTTACCGTGACCGACACGCAAAAATATGCGCAGGCGATTGGCCATATCGGCAAGCTGACGTCTGGCACGCTGCGCGTGGGCGATCGTCTGGCCGCGCATGTCGATGAAACGCGTCGTGCCCGTATTCGTCTGAACCACTCTGCAACTCACCTGTTGCATGCCGCACTGCGTCAGGTGCTGGGAAATCACGTAGCGCAGAAAGGCTCGCTGGTAAATGACAAATACCTGCGTTTCGACTTCTCACATTTTGAAGCGATGAAGCCGCAGGAAATTCGTCAGGTTGAAGAGATCGTCAACGCGCAGATCCGTCGTAACCTGTCCGTCGATACCAACATCATGGAACTTGAGTCAGCCAAAGCATTGGGCGCAATGGCCCTGTTTGGCGAGAAATACGATGACCATGTGCGCGTTCTGACAATGGGCGATTTCTCTACCGAGCTTTGCGGTGGCACACACGCCAGCCGTACGGGAGATATTGGGTTGTTCCGTATCACCTCTGAATCAGGAACGGCAGCAGGCGTACGTCGTATCGAAGCGGTAACGGGTGAGGGCGCGCTAAAACAGGTGTACGCTCAGAGTGAACAGCTGCATGAAGTGGCCCAGCTGGTTAAAGCCAACAACAGCAATCTGAACGAAAAGGTTCGTGCGATGATCGATCATGTGCGCGGGCTGGAGAAAGAGTTACAACAGTTGAAAGATCAGCAGGCGGCGCAGGAAAGCGCGTCGCTCAGCAGTAAGGCCGTGGACGTTAAAGGCGTCAAGCTGCTGGTGAGCGAGCTAAACAACGTTGAACCGAAGATGCTGCGCACCATGGTCGACGATCTGAAAAATCAGCTCAAGTCAGCGATTATTGTGCTGGCAACCGTGGCAGAGGGTAAGGTTTCGCTGATTGCAGGCGTTACGAAAGATTTGACCGACCGCGTGAAAGCCGGCGAGCTGGTGGGCGAGTTAGCTCAGCAGGTAGGCGGTAAGGGCGGCGGACGCCCGGATATGGCACAGGCTGGTGGCACCGACGCTCAGGCGCTGCCTGGAGCACTGGCAGGCGTTGAATCCTGGGTGGCTGCAAAACTGTAA
- the pncC gene encoding nicotinamide-nucleotide amidase yields MTDNELIQLSTEVGGYLKRLNATVTTAESCTGGWIAKILTDVAGSSQWFERGFVTYSNDAKQQLVGVSVDSLTGYGAVSEQVVREMAEGAREKACAQFAISVSGIAGPDGGSAEKPVGTVWFGFASATAETLAQRKVFSGDREAVRRQATAWALLTLRDHFLKN; encoded by the coding sequence ATGACGGATAATGAGTTAATCCAGCTGAGTACAGAAGTAGGCGGTTACCTGAAACGCCTGAATGCCACGGTGACCACGGCAGAGTCCTGTACCGGCGGCTGGATTGCTAAAATCCTCACGGATGTTGCGGGGAGTTCGCAATGGTTTGAACGGGGATTTGTCACTTACAGCAATGATGCCAAACAGCAGCTGGTAGGCGTCAGCGTGGATTCTCTCACTGGCTACGGTGCAGTAAGCGAACAGGTTGTTCGCGAAATGGCTGAAGGCGCGAGGGAAAAAGCCTGTGCTCAATTCGCCATCTCCGTAAGCGGGATTGCCGGTCCTGATGGCGGCTCCGCAGAAAAACCCGTGGGAACCGTATGGTTTGGCTTCGCGTCAGCAACAGCCGAAACGCTGGCGCAGCGCAAGGTATTTTCCGGCGATCGGGAAGCGGTACGACGTCAGGCCACGGCCTGGGCACTGCTGACGTTGCGTGACCATTTTCTTAAAAATTAA